A section of the Cyanobacteria bacterium GSL.Bin1 genome encodes:
- the dndE gene encoding DNA sulfur modification protein DndE, with protein MEPPLERIRLSKTGRDQLIKLKRQTKIEQWNILCRWGFCRSLAEPTKPSPVPIPSDSNLELTWRVFGGEMSDLLILALKQRCYQDELGTDAETLAQQFRLHLHRGISYLAGDPNLRSIEDLCATALFRKS; from the coding sequence ATGGAACCCCCTCTCGAACGGATCCGCCTCTCCAAAACCGGACGGGATCAACTGATTAAACTGAAACGCCAAACTAAAATCGAACAATGGAATATTCTCTGTCGATGGGGCTTTTGCCGTTCCCTCGCTGAACCCACAAAGCCTTCACCGGTTCCCATTCCGTCCGACAGCAACTTAGAACTCACCTGGCGGGTCTTCGGAGGGGAAATGTCCGATTTGTTGATTCTTGCCCTCAAACAACGCTGTTATCAAGATGAACTGGGCACTGATGCGGAAACCCTTGCCCAGCAGTTTCGCTTACATTTACATCGCGGCATTAGTTACTTAGCTGGGGATCCGAACTTGAGGAGTATTGAGGATTTGTGTGCCACTGCCTTATTTAGGAAGTCTTAA
- a CDS encoding proline--tRNA ligase encodes MRMSQMLLVTLRETPAEAEIPSHQLLLRAGYIRRIGSGLYAYLPLMWRVLNKVSQIVREEMNATGAQECLLPQLQPSELWQESGRWETYTKAEGIMFALIDRQERQLGLGPTHEEVITAIARDSIRSYRQLPQNLYQIQTKFRDEIRPRFGLMRGREFIMKDAYSFNADPDSLKETYNLMGQAYANILRRCGLSFTAVEADSGAIGGSASQEFMVLADAGEDEVLYTADGKYAANSEKAVSIPPEAVTSPFTTYEKRDTPNTATIAALCQFLDCSPTTVVKNVLYEAVYDNEKQVLVLVSIRGDQDVNDVKLNNFLASLAPNHGAQALIALNVPDVDAQKKWATRALPLGYIAPDLSDDYIQGSQKVEPKFLRLIDQTAVNLENFVTGSNETGYHVVGANWGEHFTRPETVVDVREAQVRDRAVHDPNQLLQSARGIEVGHIFQLGTKYSEAMGATYTNEQGEEKPLYMGCYGIGVSRLAQAAVEQSYDKNGMIWPVAIAPYQVIITVPNITDTQQSEIAETLYQDLSKVGIEVLLDDRDERAGVKFKDADLIGIPYRIVTGRSLKEGKVEVVKRADQSAEEIPIPDVVTTLQQWITEN; translated from the coding sequence ATGCGCATGTCTCAGATGCTCTTAGTGACGCTAAGGGAAACCCCGGCAGAAGCTGAAATTCCGAGCCATCAATTGCTGCTCCGAGCGGGTTATATTCGTCGCATTGGGAGTGGACTTTATGCGTACCTTCCCCTAATGTGGCGCGTCCTGAATAAAGTGTCCCAGATTGTCCGTGAGGAAATGAATGCCACCGGAGCGCAAGAATGTTTACTCCCCCAGCTCCAACCCTCAGAATTATGGCAGGAATCGGGGCGTTGGGAAACCTACACCAAAGCAGAAGGCATTATGTTTGCGCTCATTGACCGGCAAGAGCGACAACTGGGACTGGGACCCACTCATGAAGAAGTGATTACCGCGATCGCGCGCGATAGTATCCGGTCTTATCGCCAACTACCGCAAAATTTATATCAAATTCAAACGAAATTCCGAGATGAAATTCGACCCCGTTTTGGACTGATGCGCGGTCGTGAGTTCATTATGAAAGATGCGTATTCCTTCAACGCCGACCCTGATAGTTTAAAAGAAACCTACAATCTCATGGGCCAAGCCTATGCCAATATTCTCCGGCGCTGTGGCTTAAGTTTTACTGCCGTGGAAGCGGACTCAGGAGCCATTGGCGGCTCAGCTTCTCAAGAATTTATGGTCCTTGCCGATGCCGGTGAAGATGAAGTGCTTTATACCGCAGATGGGAAATATGCAGCGAACTCAGAAAAAGCGGTTTCAATTCCGCCAGAGGCAGTAACCTCTCCCTTTACCACCTATGAGAAACGAGATACCCCCAATACTGCAACTATTGCCGCTCTTTGCCAGTTTTTAGACTGTTCTCCTACCACCGTGGTGAAAAATGTTCTCTACGAAGCCGTTTATGATAACGAGAAACAAGTGCTGGTTTTAGTGAGTATTCGTGGGGATCAAGATGTCAATGATGTCAAACTGAATAACTTTCTCGCCAGTTTAGCCCCAAATCATGGCGCACAAGCCCTAATTGCCTTGAATGTCCCGGATGTAGACGCCCAGAAAAAATGGGCGACGCGGGCTCTCCCTTTAGGCTATATTGCCCCTGATCTCAGCGATGATTATATTCAAGGAAGTCAGAAAGTCGAGCCGAAATTTTTACGCTTAATTGATCAAACTGCTGTCAATCTGGAAAACTTCGTTACCGGGTCCAACGAAACTGGCTATCACGTTGTTGGTGCTAACTGGGGAGAACACTTTACCCGACCGGAAACCGTGGTGGATGTGCGAGAAGCACAAGTGCGCGATCGCGCCGTGCATGATCCCAACCAACTGCTGCAAAGTGCCCGTGGGATTGAAGTGGGACATATTTTCCAACTGGGAACCAAATACTCCGAAGCCATGGGGGCGACTTATACCAACGAACAAGGGGAAGAAAAACCCCTCTACATGGGCTGTTACGGAATTGGTGTCTCTCGGTTAGCCCAAGCAGCCGTAGAACAATCCTATGATAAAAATGGCATGATTTGGCCTGTCGCGATCGCGCCGTATCAGGTAATTATTACCGTTCCCAACATAACCGACACCCAACAATCTGAAATCGCAGAAACCCTTTACCAAGACTTATCAAAGGTCGGCATCGAAGTTTTACTCGATGATCGCGATGAACGAGCCGGGGTTAAATTTAAAGATGCGGACTTAATTGGCATTCCCTACCGTATTGTCACTGGGCGCTCTCTGAAAGAAGGGAAAGTGGAAGTGGTGAAACGAGCCGACCAATCTGCCGAGGAAATTCCCATTCCTGATGTTGTCACGACACTGCAACAATGGATCACTGAGAATTAA
- a CDS encoding peptidoglycan DD-metalloendopeptidase family protein, whose product MNQLFASAVLLSAGILFPASVLAQFITDETSCPAPVLSQLDRHQIQPDETVESIAQQYNLLPEVLIRLNPNLQQDTVPVGSEILIPPFNGVRIEVPEGTTWQDLEAAYGVRADVLFELNGCTAQPQVVFLPGVAWQSQDPDAVYTYTGLSHYPLSQSGEVALSYGWSENTEQSSLHSGVDIVVPVGTSVLAAESGKVAFAGEHPVYGNFIIINHAGGKQTRYGHLQTLAVQPDQTITGGQAIGTVGTTGKPHSPNPHLHFEVRYQTPQGWVAQDPEIHLNAIAQER is encoded by the coding sequence ATGAATCAACTTTTCGCCTCAGCAGTGCTTTTATCAGCGGGGATTTTATTTCCCGCTTCTGTTTTGGCTCAATTTATTACCGATGAAACTAGTTGTCCCGCTCCTGTTCTCTCACAGCTCGATCGTCATCAAATTCAGCCGGATGAAACGGTAGAAAGTATTGCTCAACAATATAATTTATTGCCGGAAGTACTAATTCGTCTCAACCCAAATTTGCAACAAGACACGGTTCCTGTAGGTTCCGAAATTCTCATTCCGCCATTTAATGGGGTTCGCATCGAAGTCCCGGAGGGAACAACGTGGCAAGATTTGGAAGCCGCCTATGGCGTTCGCGCTGATGTATTATTTGAACTCAATGGTTGTACCGCCCAACCCCAAGTGGTTTTCCTGCCCGGTGTGGCGTGGCAAAGTCAAGATCCTGATGCTGTCTATACTTACACTGGTCTCAGTCATTATCCTTTGTCACAGTCTGGAGAAGTTGCGCTCAGTTATGGCTGGTCTGAAAATACAGAACAATCAAGTTTACACAGTGGCGTTGATATCGTCGTCCCCGTTGGAACCTCTGTTTTGGCAGCAGAATCAGGCAAGGTCGCCTTTGCCGGAGAACATCCCGTCTATGGGAATTTTATTATTATTAACCATGCGGGGGGGAAACAAACTCGCTATGGTCATTTGCAAACACTTGCTGTTCAACCTGATCAAACCATTACCGGAGGGCAAGCGATTGGTACCGTTGGAACAACTGGAAAACCCCATTCTCCCAATCCTCATCTCCACTTTGAAGTGCGTTATCAAACGCCACAAGGCTGGGTTGCCCAAGATCCAGAAATTCATTTAAACGCGATCGCGCAAGAAAGATAG